One Streptomyces drozdowiczii DNA segment encodes these proteins:
- a CDS encoding DUF6215 domain-containing protein, with protein MLGLILRVLPFWVREPLLILGGSLFGVGITIRAAYETNWLMAGLGLAVLAFTAFRIQTVRHAWRARRSAVAAAPAPQPGPAGPAPAVAPAPAPPAPEKKEPNAAAQVFVALALVGALVGAVWLAPRVTGDGSATAGEKPATCSDHAAGKKLPKAYALTPGAVTGGDLCKALNRSDLATLLGTPGEAPLVAYGNSGTASLTADKVAESEARVQFDTYTVELSATYNEMTVALYTKVLAPQTLDHRADKVLGRPAVFTSDHLMQFRIGGEGSSGPATEGPLARTLTVALDRKDPGGTFDFTVWSESGAVLPEDDVILGIVEKILPTLPASR; from the coding sequence ATGCTCGGTCTCATACTCCGCGTTCTGCCCTTCTGGGTACGCGAACCTCTGCTCATCCTGGGCGGCTCCCTCTTCGGGGTGGGCATCACGATCCGCGCCGCGTACGAGACCAACTGGCTCATGGCGGGTCTCGGCCTGGCCGTCCTCGCCTTCACCGCGTTCCGCATCCAAACGGTGCGCCACGCCTGGCGCGCCCGCAGGAGCGCGGTGGCGGCCGCCCCGGCGCCGCAGCCCGGACCGGCCGGCCCCGCGCCGGCCGTTGCTCCCGCGCCCGCTCCGCCGGCGCCGGAGAAGAAGGAACCCAACGCCGCCGCCCAGGTCTTCGTGGCACTGGCCCTGGTCGGGGCCCTCGTGGGCGCGGTGTGGCTGGCTCCCCGCGTCACGGGGGACGGCAGCGCCACCGCCGGGGAGAAGCCCGCCACCTGCTCGGACCACGCCGCCGGGAAGAAGCTGCCGAAGGCGTACGCCCTGACGCCGGGGGCGGTCACCGGCGGCGACCTGTGCAAGGCGCTCAACCGCTCCGACCTGGCGACCCTCCTCGGCACGCCCGGTGAAGCACCGCTGGTGGCGTACGGAAACAGCGGCACCGCGTCCCTGACCGCCGACAAGGTCGCCGAATCGGAGGCCCGGGTCCAGTTCGACACGTACACCGTGGAGTTGTCGGCCACGTACAACGAGATGACGGTCGCCCTGTACACGAAGGTGCTGGCGCCCCAGACGCTGGACCACCGGGCGGACAAGGTCCTCGGCCGGCCCGCGGTCTTCACCTCGGACCACCTCATGCAGTTCCGCATCGGCGGCGAGGGGTCGAGCGGACCCGCCACGGAAGGCCCTCTGGCGAGGACGCTGACCGTGGCCCTCGACCGGAAGGACCCGGGCGGCACCTTCGACTTCACCGTGTGGAGCGAGTCCGGGGCGGTCCTGCCCGAGGACGACGTCATCCTCGGCATCGTGGAGAAGATCCTCCCGACGCTCCCGGCCTCCCGGTAG
- the chvE gene encoding multiple monosaccharide ABC transporter substrate-binding protein: MKNFRAASALVAVTTGCALLLTACGQDSEGGSQEKKDKKDVTIGIAMPTKSSERWIADGKNMTASLKKAGFATTLQYGEDDPDQQVAQIENMITQGVDALVVAAINGEALSNVLQQAADADIPVISYDRLILGSPHVDYYASFDNEKVGELQATYIVDKLGLKSGAKKGPFNIELFAGSNDDNNTKYFFNGAMKVLKPYFDKKQLVVRSKQTRLNQVTTLRWDGGTAQKRMDDLLTSAYSTAHVDAVLSPYDGISIGILSALKSDDYGSKAKPLPVVTGQDAEVASVKSIIAGQQTQTVYKDTRALAQVAADMVTAVLNGKKPEVNDESTYNNGKKVVPAFLLDPVSVDKSNYRKILVDSGYIDAKELG; the protein is encoded by the coding sequence ATGAAGAACTTCCGAGCCGCGTCCGCCCTCGTGGCGGTGACCACCGGCTGCGCCCTGCTCCTCACCGCCTGCGGACAGGACAGCGAAGGAGGGAGCCAGGAGAAGAAGGACAAGAAGGACGTCACCATCGGCATAGCCATGCCCACCAAGTCCTCCGAGCGGTGGATCGCCGACGGCAAGAACATGACCGCGAGCCTCAAGAAGGCCGGGTTCGCCACCACACTCCAGTACGGCGAGGACGATCCCGACCAGCAGGTCGCCCAGATCGAGAACATGATCACGCAGGGCGTCGACGCGCTGGTCGTGGCCGCCATCAACGGCGAGGCCCTGTCCAACGTCCTCCAGCAGGCCGCGGACGCCGACATCCCCGTGATCTCGTACGACCGGCTCATCCTGGGCTCCCCGCACGTCGACTACTACGCCTCCTTCGACAACGAGAAGGTCGGCGAGCTCCAGGCCACGTACATCGTCGACAAGCTGGGGCTGAAGAGCGGCGCGAAGAAGGGCCCGTTCAACATCGAGCTGTTCGCCGGGTCCAACGACGACAACAACACGAAGTACTTCTTCAACGGCGCCATGAAGGTGCTGAAGCCCTACTTCGACAAGAAGCAGCTGGTCGTGCGCTCCAAGCAGACCCGGCTCAACCAGGTCACCACGCTGCGCTGGGACGGCGGCACCGCGCAGAAGCGCATGGACGACCTGCTGACCTCCGCGTACTCCACCGCACACGTCGACGCGGTGCTCTCCCCGTACGACGGCATCTCCATCGGCATCCTGTCCGCCCTGAAGTCCGACGACTACGGCAGCAAGGCGAAGCCGCTCCCGGTCGTCACCGGTCAGGACGCGGAGGTCGCCTCGGTGAAGTCGATCATCGCGGGCCAGCAGACCCAGACCGTCTACAAGGACACCCGTGCCCTGGCCCAGGTCGCGGCGGACATGGTGACCGCGGTCCTCAACGGCAAGAAGCCCGAGGTCAACGACGAATCGACGTACAACAACGGCAAGAAGGTCGTGCCCGCCTTCCTGCTCGACCCGGTCAGCGTCGACAAGTCGAACTACCGGAAGATCCTGGTCGACTCCGGCTACATCGACGCCAAGGAGCTGGGGTGA
- the araB gene encoding ribulokinase produces the protein MTPHASSGPAERHHPDACTVGVDFGTLSGRAVVVRVRDGAELGSAVHDYRHAVIEDRLPLTGVPLPPDWALQHPEDWRDVLRTAVPAAVEAAGIDPARVIGIATDFTACTVLPATAEGIPLALLPAWSDRPHAWPKLWKHHAAQEQADRINALAHDRGEKWISRYGGRISSEWQFAKALQVLEEDPAVYAACARWIEAADWIVWQLTGAESRNTCTAGYKGIHQDGAYPSPDYLGRLHPDFADFPATRLDHPLAPLGSRVGGLSSCAAAWTGLPEGIAVAAGNVDAHVAAPAARAVENGRLLAIMGTSTCHVLNGATLADVPGICGVVEGGIVDGAYGYEAGQSAVGDIFAWWLRQGVPDDYRTEARDTGEDLHQLLTRKAAGQPVGAHGLVALDWMNGNRSTLVDHHLSGVVAGLTLDTRPEDVYLALLESTAYGTRVIVEAFEAGGIPVEEFIVTGGLRKNALLMQIYADVLRRPVSLGTSEQGPALGSAIHAAVAAGAHPDVRTAAAAMGSVQRHAYTPDPGRADAYDALFREYRALHDHFGTGADLLLHRLRRIRNTARTATAG, from the coding sequence GTGACGCCACACGCCTCCTCCGGCCCCGCCGAACGTCACCATCCCGACGCCTGCACGGTCGGAGTGGACTTCGGGACCCTTTCCGGGCGCGCCGTGGTGGTCAGGGTCCGCGACGGCGCCGAACTCGGCTCGGCGGTCCACGACTACCGCCACGCCGTCATCGAGGACCGCCTCCCGCTCACCGGCGTACCGCTGCCCCCCGACTGGGCGTTGCAACACCCCGAGGACTGGCGCGACGTGCTCCGCACCGCGGTCCCGGCGGCGGTCGAGGCAGCCGGAATCGACCCGGCCCGCGTCATCGGCATCGCCACCGACTTCACCGCCTGCACGGTCCTGCCGGCCACCGCCGAGGGCATCCCGCTCGCCCTGCTCCCCGCATGGTCCGACCGCCCGCACGCCTGGCCGAAGCTGTGGAAGCACCACGCCGCGCAGGAGCAGGCCGACCGCATCAACGCCCTCGCGCACGACCGGGGCGAGAAGTGGATCAGCCGGTACGGGGGCCGGATCTCCTCCGAGTGGCAGTTCGCCAAGGCCCTCCAGGTGCTGGAGGAGGACCCCGCTGTCTACGCCGCCTGCGCGCGCTGGATCGAGGCGGCCGACTGGATCGTCTGGCAGCTCACCGGTGCCGAATCGCGCAACACCTGCACCGCCGGCTACAAGGGCATCCACCAGGACGGCGCCTACCCGTCACCCGACTACCTCGGCCGACTGCACCCCGACTTCGCGGACTTCCCCGCCACCCGCCTCGACCACCCGCTCGCGCCCCTGGGCTCCCGCGTCGGCGGCCTGAGCAGCTGCGCCGCCGCCTGGACCGGTCTGCCCGAGGGCATCGCCGTGGCCGCGGGCAACGTGGACGCGCATGTGGCGGCCCCCGCCGCCAGAGCCGTCGAGAACGGGCGGCTGCTCGCCATCATGGGCACCTCCACCTGCCATGTCCTCAACGGCGCCACCCTCGCCGACGTCCCCGGCATCTGCGGGGTCGTCGAAGGCGGCATCGTGGACGGCGCCTACGGCTACGAGGCCGGGCAGAGCGCGGTCGGCGACATCTTCGCCTGGTGGCTCCGGCAGGGCGTACCGGACGACTACCGCACCGAGGCCAGGGACACCGGCGAGGACCTGCACCAGCTTCTGACCCGCAAGGCCGCCGGACAGCCGGTCGGAGCGCACGGACTGGTCGCCCTCGACTGGATGAACGGCAACCGCTCCACCCTGGTCGACCACCACCTCTCCGGGGTCGTCGCCGGGCTCACCCTCGACACCCGGCCCGAGGACGTCTACCTCGCCCTCCTCGAATCCACCGCGTACGGCACCCGGGTGATCGTGGAGGCGTTCGAGGCCGGCGGAATCCCCGTCGAGGAGTTCATCGTCACCGGCGGGCTGAGGAAGAACGCCCTCCTCATGCAGATCTACGCCGACGTCCTGCGCCGCCCCGTCTCCCTCGGCACCTCCGAGCAGGGGCCCGCCCTCGGCTCCGCCATCCACGCCGCCGTCGCCGCGGGCGCCCACCCGGACGTCCGGACCGCCGCCGCCGCGATGGGCAGCGTCCAGCGGCACGCGTACACCCCGGACCCCGGCCGGGCGGACGCCTACGACGCGCTGTTCCGCGAATACCGCGCCCTGCACGACCACTTCGGCACCGGCGCCGACCTCCTCCTGCACCGCCTGCGCCGCATCCGCAACACCGCGCGCACCGCCACCGCCGGCTGA
- the araA gene encoding L-arabinose isomerase, protein MTLAQPDREIWFLTGSQSLYGDETLAQVADQSRVIRDTLADQPQLTVRVVWKPVLTDAAAIRRVCLDANADDRCIGLIAWMHTFSPAKMWIAGLDALSKPLLHLHTQANRRLPWSTIDMDFMNLNQAAHGDREFGFVQTRLGVPRKTVAGHVTTPEVVDRIAGWARAAAGRAELSGLRLARFGDNMRDVAVTEGDKVEAQLRFGVSVNTYGVNDLVTAVDAADEDTVTALVKEYQDLYALAPELRPGGERHDSLRYAARIEAGLRAFLTEGGFRAFTTNFEDLGGLRQLPGLAVQRLMADGYGFGGEGDWKTSVLLRTLKAMAHGLPGGTSFMEDYTYDLTPGQELILGAHMLEVCPSLTTATPSCEIHPLSIGGREDPVRLVFDAAPGPAVVVGLADMGDRFRLVANHIDVVTPPEPLPKLPVARAVWRPSPDLRTSTEAWLTAGAPHHTVLTTALGGEELEDLAEMLRTELAVIDRDTTVRRFTRELRWNQAYHRLAQSL, encoded by the coding sequence ATGACGCTCGCCCAGCCCGACCGTGAGATCTGGTTCCTCACCGGGAGCCAGTCCCTCTACGGCGACGAGACCCTGGCCCAGGTCGCCGACCAGTCACGGGTCATCCGCGACACCCTCGCGGACCAGCCGCAGCTGACGGTGCGCGTGGTCTGGAAGCCCGTCCTCACCGACGCGGCCGCCATCCGCAGGGTCTGTCTCGACGCGAACGCCGACGACCGGTGCATCGGCCTCATCGCCTGGATGCACACCTTCTCCCCGGCCAAGATGTGGATCGCCGGCCTCGACGCGCTCAGCAAACCACTGCTCCACCTGCACACCCAGGCCAACCGCCGACTGCCCTGGTCCACCATCGACATGGACTTCATGAACCTGAACCAGGCCGCCCACGGCGACCGCGAGTTCGGCTTCGTGCAGACCCGCCTCGGCGTCCCCCGCAAGACCGTCGCCGGCCATGTCACCACCCCCGAGGTGGTCGACCGCATCGCCGGCTGGGCGCGCGCCGCCGCGGGCCGCGCCGAACTGTCCGGCCTCAGGCTCGCCCGGTTCGGCGACAACATGCGCGACGTCGCCGTCACCGAGGGCGACAAGGTCGAGGCCCAGCTGCGGTTCGGCGTCTCGGTCAACACCTACGGCGTCAACGACCTGGTCACCGCCGTCGACGCCGCCGACGAGGACACCGTCACCGCGCTCGTCAAGGAGTACCAGGACCTCTACGCCCTCGCCCCCGAGCTGCGGCCGGGCGGCGAGCGCCACGACTCCCTGCGCTATGCCGCCCGCATCGAGGCCGGACTGCGCGCGTTCCTCACCGAGGGCGGCTTCCGCGCCTTCACCACGAACTTCGAGGACCTCGGCGGTCTGCGCCAGCTCCCCGGGCTCGCCGTCCAGCGCCTGATGGCCGACGGCTACGGCTTCGGCGGGGAGGGCGACTGGAAGACCTCCGTCCTGCTGCGCACCCTCAAGGCCATGGCGCACGGGCTGCCCGGCGGCACGTCGTTCATGGAGGACTACACCTACGACCTGACGCCCGGCCAGGAACTGATCCTCGGCGCCCACATGCTGGAGGTGTGCCCCTCGCTGACCACGGCGACCCCCAGCTGCGAGATCCACCCGCTGTCCATCGGCGGCCGGGAGGACCCGGTCCGGCTCGTCTTCGACGCGGCCCCCGGCCCCGCCGTGGTCGTCGGGCTCGCGGACATGGGCGACCGCTTCCGGCTCGTCGCCAACCACATCGACGTCGTCACCCCGCCGGAGCCGCTGCCGAAACTGCCGGTGGCCCGCGCCGTGTGGCGGCCCAGCCCCGATCTGCGCACCTCCACCGAGGCCTGGCTGACGGCCGGGGCACCGCACCACACCGTCCTCACCACCGCGCTCGGCGGCGAGGAGCTGGAAGACCTCGCCGAGATGCTGCGCACCGAACTCGCCGTCATCGACCGGGACACCACCGTCCGGCGCTTCACCCGCGAACTGCGCTGGAACCAGGCGTACCACCGGCTGGCCCAGAGCCTGTGA
- a CDS encoding LacI family DNA-binding transcriptional regulator: MTDVARLAGVSHQTVSRVLNSHPNVREQTRLRVLAAVKELGYRPNRAARALVTGRSQLIGVIAQNSTLYGPSSLLAAFEIAAARQGFAVSVHRVPELGQSSITAAVERHRDERVAGIVVIAPTASADAALAGVPAEVPLVTIDGDPERGAPVVAVDQEQGAYEATKHLLEAGHETVWHISGPPDWFDAAGRIRGWRRALQEAGAEVPPVSTGDWSAASGYRAGQMLARMPEVTAVFAANDHQALGALRAMTERGRSVPDQVSIVGFDDVPESAYYSPPLTTVRQDFGAVATTTLDLLLGLISGAEPKGAQPVISPELVRRESVRAPAGP; the protein is encoded by the coding sequence ATGACCGATGTCGCACGGCTCGCGGGCGTGTCCCATCAGACGGTGTCCCGGGTCCTCAACAGCCACCCGAATGTGCGCGAGCAGACCCGGCTGCGGGTGCTCGCGGCGGTGAAGGAGCTGGGCTACCGGCCCAACCGCGCGGCGCGCGCCCTGGTGACGGGGCGCTCGCAGCTGATCGGCGTGATCGCGCAGAACTCCACGCTGTACGGACCCTCCTCGCTCCTGGCCGCCTTCGAGATCGCCGCCGCCCGCCAGGGCTTCGCGGTGAGCGTGCACCGGGTGCCCGAGCTGGGGCAGTCCTCGATCACCGCCGCCGTCGAGCGCCACCGCGACGAGCGGGTGGCCGGGATCGTGGTCATCGCGCCCACCGCCTCGGCCGACGCCGCGCTGGCCGGGGTGCCCGCCGAGGTCCCCCTGGTCACCATCGACGGCGACCCCGAGCGCGGCGCGCCGGTGGTGGCCGTCGACCAGGAGCAGGGCGCGTACGAGGCCACGAAGCACCTGCTGGAGGCGGGCCACGAGACGGTGTGGCACATCTCGGGCCCGCCGGACTGGTTCGACGCGGCGGGCCGCATCCGCGGCTGGCGCCGGGCGCTCCAGGAGGCCGGGGCGGAGGTGCCGCCGGTCAGCACGGGCGACTGGTCCGCCGCCTCCGGATACCGGGCGGGGCAGATGCTGGCCCGGATGCCCGAGGTCACCGCGGTCTTCGCGGCCAACGACCACCAGGCGCTCGGCGCCCTGCGCGCCATGACCGAGCGGGGGCGTTCGGTCCCGGACCAGGTGAGCATCGTCGGGTTCGACGACGTGCCCGAGTCGGCGTACTACTCGCCGCCGCTGACCACCGTGCGCCAGGACTTCGGCGCGGTCGCCACCACGACGCTCGACCTGCTGCTCGGGCTGATCAGCGGTGCCGAGCCGAAGGGCGCGCAGCCCGTCATCAGCCCGGAGCTGGTCCGGCGGGAGAGCGTACGGGCGCCCGCCGGCCCCTGA
- the araD gene encoding L-ribulose-5-phosphate 4-epimerase AraD, producing the protein MAGTVSNELRRDVLEANLRIPRAGLATLTWGNVSGVDREAGVFVIKPSGVSYDALGADDLVVVSLADGSVVEGRLRPSTDTETHRSLYLAFPSIGGVTHTHSTHAVAFAQARRPIPVLGTTHADTFNGPVPVTAALTPEQCAKHYEYNTGQVIVDLLEGDDTRAGEVPGALVAHHGPFTWGTDATKSLEHAIICEAVAEMALHTIALGAVEPPQHLLDRHFTRKHGPDAYYGNPGAA; encoded by the coding sequence GTGGCCGGGACCGTATCGAACGAGCTGCGCCGAGACGTGCTCGAAGCCAACCTCCGCATCCCCCGGGCCGGGCTCGCCACCCTGACCTGGGGCAATGTGAGCGGCGTCGACCGGGAGGCCGGCGTCTTCGTCATCAAGCCGTCCGGGGTCTCCTACGACGCGCTGGGCGCCGACGACCTCGTCGTCGTCTCGCTGGCCGACGGGAGCGTCGTGGAGGGCCGGCTGCGCCCGTCCACCGACACCGAGACGCACCGCAGCCTCTACCTGGCGTTCCCCTCGATCGGCGGGGTGACCCACACCCACTCCACCCACGCCGTCGCCTTCGCCCAGGCCAGGCGCCCGATCCCGGTGCTCGGCACCACCCACGCCGACACCTTCAACGGGCCCGTCCCGGTCACCGCCGCGCTGACGCCCGAGCAGTGCGCCAAGCACTACGAGTACAACACCGGGCAGGTCATCGTGGACCTCCTGGAGGGCGACGACACCCGGGCCGGTGAGGTGCCCGGCGCCCTGGTCGCGCACCACGGTCCGTTCACCTGGGGAACCGACGCCACCAAGTCCCTGGAGCACGCCATCATCTGCGAGGCGGTCGCGGAGATGGCCCTGCACACCATCGCCCTGGGCGCGGTGGAACCCCCGCAGCACCTGCTGGACCGCCACTTCACCCGCAAACACGGCCCGGACGCCTACTACGGGAACCCCGGAGCCGCGTGA
- the mmsA gene encoding multiple monosaccharide ABC transporter ATP-binding protein, with translation MRSIVKTFPGVRALSEVTLSVRRGEVHALCGENGAGKSTLMKVLSGVHPHGSYEGEILFDGEPCRFKDIRASEQRGIVIIHQELALVPHLSIAENVFLGNEPARRGIIDWRESLRRASALLKRVGLDDHPETRVADIGVGKQQLVEIAKALAKDVRLLILDEPTAALNDEDSAKLLRLMRELKDQGITSIIISHKLNEIARIADSVTILRDGRSIETLDVNDPATTEERIIRGMVGRDLDSRFPDRTPYTGETDAQPALEIRDWTVRHPLDRTRKVVDGVSLQVRRGEIVGIAGLMGAGRTELAMSVFGRSYGHYERGSVLRDGREVRTRTVPEAVAHGIAYVTEDRKHYGLDLGDSVGRNISLASLGALARRGVVDGHEERKVAERYRRSMNIKTPNVLEPVGRLSGGNQQKVVLSKWILTGPDVLVLDEPTRGVDVGAKFEIYTVIDRLAAEGKAILFISSELPELLGMCDRVYTMAAGRLTGEVARADATQEVLMRHMTQDTTSVPPEGQQS, from the coding sequence ATGCGCTCCATCGTCAAGACGTTCCCCGGCGTCAGGGCGCTCTCCGAGGTGACCCTGTCCGTGCGGCGCGGCGAGGTGCACGCCCTGTGCGGGGAGAACGGCGCCGGCAAGTCGACGCTCATGAAGGTGCTCTCCGGCGTCCACCCGCACGGCTCGTACGAGGGCGAGATCCTCTTCGACGGCGAACCGTGCCGCTTCAAGGACATCCGGGCCAGCGAGCAGCGCGGGATCGTCATCATCCACCAGGAACTCGCGCTCGTCCCCCATCTGTCGATCGCCGAGAACGTCTTCCTGGGCAACGAGCCGGCCCGGCGCGGGATCATCGACTGGCGCGAGTCGCTGCGCCGGGCGTCCGCGCTACTCAAGCGGGTCGGCCTGGACGACCATCCGGAGACCCGGGTCGCCGACATCGGTGTCGGCAAGCAGCAGTTGGTGGAGATCGCGAAGGCGCTGGCGAAGGACGTCCGGCTGCTGATCCTGGACGAGCCGACCGCCGCGCTCAACGACGAGGACAGCGCGAAGCTGCTGCGGCTGATGCGGGAGCTGAAGGACCAGGGCATCACCTCGATCATCATCTCGCACAAGCTGAACGAGATCGCCCGGATCGCGGACTCCGTCACCATCCTGCGCGACGGGCGGTCCATCGAGACCCTGGACGTCAACGACCCGGCCACCACCGAGGAACGCATCATCCGCGGCATGGTGGGCCGGGACCTCGACAGCCGCTTCCCCGACCGCACCCCGTACACCGGCGAGACCGACGCCCAACCCGCCCTGGAGATCCGGGACTGGACGGTGCGTCATCCGCTCGACCGCACCCGCAAGGTGGTCGACGGGGTCTCGCTCCAGGTCCGGCGCGGCGAGATCGTGGGCATCGCCGGGCTGATGGGCGCCGGCCGGACCGAGCTGGCGATGAGCGTCTTCGGGCGCTCGTACGGGCATTACGAGCGGGGCTCCGTCCTCAGGGACGGCCGCGAGGTGCGTACCCGTACGGTGCCCGAGGCGGTCGCCCACGGCATCGCGTACGTCACCGAGGACCGCAAGCACTACGGCCTCGATCTCGGGGACTCGGTGGGCCGCAACATCTCGCTCGCCTCGCTCGGCGCGCTCGCCCGGCGCGGGGTGGTGGACGGCCACGAGGAACGCAAGGTGGCCGAGCGGTACCGGCGGAGCATGAACATCAAGACGCCGAACGTCCTCGAACCGGTCGGCCGGCTCTCCGGCGGCAACCAGCAGAAGGTCGTCCTCAGCAAGTGGATCCTCACCGGTCCGGACGTCCTCGTCCTGGACGAGCCCACGCGCGGTGTGGACGTGGGCGCCAAGTTCGAGATCTACACCGTGATCGACCGGCTCGCCGCCGAGGGCAAGGCGATCCTCTTCATCTCCTCCGAACTGCCCGAACTGCTCGGCATGTGCGACCGCGTGTACACCATGGCCGCCGGCCGGCTGACCGGCGAGGTCGCCCGCGCGGACGCAACCCAGGAAGTGCTGATGCGGCACATGACCCAGGACACCACCTCCGTACCACCCGAAGGACAGCAGTCATGA
- the mmsB gene encoding multiple monosaccharide ABC transporter permease, giving the protein MSTDVSTHTKATPPSGEGGAPPTGVPVVRVLLDGVRRNMRQYGMLFALGLIVLLFQVWTGGDLLLPRNVSNLVLQNSYILILAIGMMIVIISGHIDLSVGSLMALVGGVGAVLMVEHHVAWPVAVVLTLLLGAVAGALQGFFIAYVGIPSFIVTLAGMLLFRGLTEIFLKGQTLGPFPEGMQRVANGFLPEVGPETNYHNITLLLGLGLAAYVVFQELRDRRRQREFTLETLPTSLFTLKVTALVAAVLVTTLLLASYKGAPVVLLILAVLLVGFGYVMRNAVIGRHVYAIGGNLPAAKLSGVKDRKVTFAVFLNMGMLAALAGLVFAARFNAASPKAGVNFELEAIAAAFIGGASMSGGVGTVLGAIIGGLVLGVLNNGMNLVGVGTDWQQVIKGLVLLAAVGFDVWNKRRAGA; this is encoded by the coding sequence ATGAGCACCGACGTCAGCACGCACACGAAAGCCACACCACCGTCGGGCGAGGGCGGGGCACCGCCGACGGGGGTCCCGGTCGTCCGGGTGCTCCTGGACGGCGTACGGCGGAACATGCGCCAGTACGGCATGCTCTTCGCGCTCGGCCTGATCGTGCTGCTGTTCCAGGTGTGGACGGGGGGCGACCTGCTGCTGCCGCGCAACGTCTCCAACCTGGTGCTCCAGAACAGCTACATCCTGATCCTGGCCATCGGCATGATGATCGTCATCATCTCGGGGCACATCGACCTGTCGGTGGGCTCCCTGATGGCGCTGGTCGGGGGCGTCGGGGCGGTGCTCATGGTCGAGCACCATGTGGCCTGGCCGGTCGCCGTAGTCCTCACCCTGCTGCTCGGGGCCGTCGCGGGAGCGCTCCAGGGCTTCTTCATCGCGTACGTCGGCATCCCGTCGTTCATCGTGACGCTCGCGGGCATGCTGCTGTTCCGGGGGCTGACGGAGATCTTCCTCAAGGGCCAGACGCTCGGCCCGTTCCCTGAGGGCATGCAGCGGGTCGCCAACGGCTTCCTGCCCGAGGTGGGACCGGAGACCAACTACCACAACATCACCCTGCTGCTGGGCCTGGGGCTGGCCGCGTATGTGGTGTTCCAGGAGCTGCGGGACCGCCGGCGGCAGCGCGAGTTCACCTTGGAGACCCTGCCGACGAGCCTGTTCACGCTGAAGGTGACGGCGCTGGTCGCCGCCGTGCTGGTCACCACCCTGCTGCTGGCGAGCTACAAGGGCGCGCCGGTGGTGCTGCTGATCCTGGCCGTGCTGCTGGTCGGCTTCGGATACGTGATGCGGAACGCGGTCATCGGCCGCCATGTGTACGCGATCGGCGGCAACCTGCCGGCCGCGAAGCTGTCCGGGGTCAAGGACCGCAAGGTGACCTTCGCGGTCTTCCTCAACATGGGGATGCTCGCGGCGCTGGCCGGTCTCGTCTTCGCGGCGCGCTTCAACGCGGCCTCGCCGAAGGCGGGCGTGAACTTCGAACTGGAGGCCATCGCCGCCGCGTTCATCGGCGGGGCCTCGATGAGCGGCGGTGTGGGCACCGTGCTGGGCGCCATCATCGGCGGCCTGGTCCTCGGTGTGCTCAACAACGGCATGAACCTGGTGGGCGTCGGCACCGACTGGCAGCAGGTCATCAAGGGCCTGGTGCTGCTGGCCGCGGTCGGCTTCGACGTGTGGAACAAGCGGAGGGCGGGCGCCTGA